The Methanomicrobiales archaeon genome contains the following window.
GGCCGTGCGGGCCGCCGGCGGAAGGCTGCTAGCCCACTACTACACGTTCGGCCGCTACGACTTCGTGATAGTGGTAGAGATGCCATCGAACGAGGCGATGGTGCAGCTCCTCGTTGAAACTGGAAAATGGGGCACGATCAGCACCGAGACCCTGACCGCGCTGCCGCCGGAGCTGGTATACCGAGCGGTCGCCGGGATGCGATAGGGTCCGGACAATGCGGTGGAGAGCATCCTCTCCAGAGTGGAGGCCAGAATACCGGGAGCATCCTTCTTCCCCTCTCTGAGATGGCAACATTCAATGGCTTAAGATCCCTGTGTATTGTGGAGTTGCTGCAATGGATGAGTTCATGCAGGCCGCCATCGAGGAAGCCCGGCAGGGGTTGAGCGAAGGCGGCATTCCCATCGGATCGGTGCTGGTGATCGACGGCTTGATCGTCGGGCGGGGGCACAACCGC
Protein-coding sequences here:
- a CDS encoding GYD domain-containing protein, with translation MPIYVVLGKLTHKAIENAEGFAERDARGEEAVRAAGGRLLAHYYTFGRYDFVIVVEMPSNEAMVQLLVETGKWGTISTETLTALPPELVYRAVAGMR